A part of Thalassophryne amazonica chromosome 3, fThaAma1.1, whole genome shotgun sequence genomic DNA contains:
- the zmynd8 gene encoding LOW QUALITY PROTEIN: protein kinase C-binding protein 1 (The sequence of the model RefSeq protein was modified relative to this genomic sequence to represent the inferred CDS: inserted 2 bases in 2 codons), giving the protein MHPQSVTEEQGKAETPQEEMEISTRSKVTDSGSTEKMAQKRKMPSPSHSSNSHSSADTSPCPVKKKKKPGAVSSSKDQSELRHGPFYYVKQPALTTDPVDVVLQDGRNDFYCWLCHREGQVLCCELCPRVYHAKCLKLPAEPEGDWFCPECEKITVAECIETQSKAMMMLTIEQLSYLLKFALQKMKQPGDHPRLSSRSPHAASTQRKTFNWTEPFQKPVSLEQHPDYAEYIFHPMDLCTLEKNIKKKMYGCTEAFLADAKWXLHNCIIYNGANHKLTATAKVIVKICEHEMNEIEVCPECYLSACQKRDNWFCEPCSNPHPLVWAKLKGFPFWPAKALRDKDGQVDARFFGQHDRAWVPLNNCYLMSKEIPFSVKKTKSIFNNAMQEMEVYVENMRKKFGVFNYAPFRTAYTPDNNFQMLLDPSNPLSTPIKSDKQEKIKLNFDMSTSPKINLARSMLSGTGVVGSTAKRQLPLSDVPRSPLSTSSAHTGSDGEQDTGDKSQTKASNSTGEESMDCAASTTHPGPGSLDSPKSTHCQIPCVPKQEKTPPTGSILNLNLDRSKAEMDLKELSETVQQKQGTTPVFTSPKRRIKSRFQLNLDKTIESCKAQLGIDEISVDVYKGVEHSDSEDSEKSVSSDSEYASDDEQKTKGNQGAAPSEEAQKELTKTKDKDQPSPSQDEANTPKTPGAPESSAGDAPATVSDSPTKERLSTDSEEASEKTNAPPESPAPRKKAQVKNEVKPSVSVDDSDSDRELVIDLGEEQGGKERKRTRKDKTAKDASAAKPDGKGLMSSTVPSQNSTASSTPTTASTQSPVTIPVTMVSFTAPSPATISLAGVSSTTTTSPTTSTPALKKQRPLLPRETVPVVQHAVVWSPTAKFQTSSQKWHMQKVQRQQQNQQPVATTQIQASSPRHGQTQAATNGGSTSALQSSQSTRYQTRQAAKAVQQKILPXSTATSVVTLVSSNPASVTVTPTSSSGTAAASAATSDLYIPTASADVAADIAKYTNKIMDAIKGTMTELYNDFSKSTSGNTIAEIRRLRIEIEKLQWLHQQELSEMKHNLELTMAEMRQSLEQERERLVTEVKKQMELEKQQAVDETKKKQWCASCRKEAIFYCCWNTSYCDYPCQQAHWPEHMKSCTQSATAPQQEPEAESPAVPPNKGLGQASGGPNNLRDSTGAAPSDKDCNVEKSTDNVAVTLA; this is encoded by the exons TCAGAACTAAGACATGGTCCCTTTTACTATGTGAAGCAGCCAGCACTCACCACAGACCCTGTTGATGTTGTACTGCAGGACGGCAGGAACGACTTCTACTGCTGGCTGTGCCACCGCGAGGGCCAGGTGCTCTGCTGTGAGCTCTGCCCCAGGGTGTACCACGCCAAGTGCCTCAAACTACCAGCCGAGCCCGAGGGCGACTGGTTCTGTCCGGAATGTGAG AAAATAACGGTTGCAGAGTGCATAGAGACTCAGAGCAAAGCCATGATGATGCTAACTATAGAGCAGCTGTCTTACCTACTAAAGTTTGCCCTTCAGAAGATGAAACAACCAGGT GATCATCCCCGCTTGTCATCTCGCTCCCCCCATGCAGCTTCCACGCAGAGAAAGACTTTTAATTGG actgaaCCCTTCCAGAAGCCAGTGTCACTTGAACAACATCCAGATTATGCAGAATATATTTTTCACCCAATGGATCTTTGCACACTTGAGAAG AATATCAAAAAGAAAATGTATGGCTGCACAGAGGCGTTCTTGGCAGATGCTAAAT ATTTGCACAATTGTATTATTTACAATGGAG CAAATCACAAACTTACAGCAACAGCGAAAGTGATCGTGAAAATCTGTGAACATGAG ATGAATGAGATTGAAGTTTGTCCTGAGTGTTATCTGTCTGCTTGCCAAAAGAGAGACAACTGGTTCTGTGAgccatgt AGTAACCCCCACCCTTTAGTGTGGGCCAAACTGAAGGGATTTCCATTCTGGCCTGCTAAAGCTCTGAGGGACAAAGATGGACAGGTGGATGCTCGATTCTTTGGTCAACATGACAG AGCTTGGGTCCCTTTAAACAATTGCTACCTCATGTCCAAAGAGATTCCATTCTCTGTTAAGAAGACCAAAAGCATCTTCAACAATGCCATGCAAGAGATGGAGGTCTATGTGGAGAACATGAGAAAGAAGTTTGGCGTGTTCAACTATGCTCCCTTCAGGACAGCCTACACTCCAGACAACAACTTCCAGATGCTGCTGGATCCCTCTAACCCTTTATCTACCCCCATAAAATCTGACAAACAGGAGAAGATCAAGCTAAACTTTGATATGTCAACATCCCCCAAGATAAATTTGGCTAGGAGCATGTTGTCTGGGACTGGGGTGGTGGGGAGCACAGCAAAGCGGCAGCTCCCTCTCAGTGATGTACCTCGTTCTCCACTGAGTACCTCCTCGGCTCACACAGGTTCTGATGGGGAACAAGACACAGGAGACAAGTCCCAGACAAAAGCCTCAAATAGCACAGGTGAAGAGTCCATGGACTGTGCAG CTTCAACTACCCATCCTGGACCTGGTTCCCTGGATAGCCCAAAGTCAACACATTGTCAAATCCCTTGCGTGCCCAAGCAGGAGAAGACGCCGCCAACAGGAAGCATTCTAAACCTCAATCTAG ATCGGAGTAAAGCAGAAATGGACTTAAAGGAGCTTAGTGAAACTGTTCAGCAGAAGCAGGGAACCACTCCGGTCTTTACTTCTCCCAAGAGACGGATCAAGAGTCGTTTTCAGCTGAACTTGGacaaaaccattgagagctgtaAGGCCCAGCTAG GTATTGATGAGATCTCTGTAGATGTGTACAAAGGTGTGGAACATAGTGACTCTGAAGACTCTGAAAAATCTGTCTCCAGTGACAGTGAGTATGCCAGTGATGACGAGCAAAAGACCAAGGGGAACCAGGGTGCAGCACCCAGTGAAGAAGCTCAGAAGGAGCTTACCAAGACCAAAGACAAGGACCAGCCTTCCCCCAGTCAAGACGAAGCCAACACACCTAAAACACCTGGAGCACCAGAGTCCTCAGCAGGTGATGCACCTGCAACGGTGTCAGACTCTCCAACTAAAGAGAGACTGAGCACAGATTCAGAGGAGGCCTCAGAGAAGACCAATGCACCACCTGAATCACCTGCTCCCAGAAAAAAGGCTCAGGTGAAAAACGAGGTAAAGCCGTCTGTGTCGGTTGATGACTCTGACTCAGATAGAGAGCTGGTTATTGACCTCGGTGAGGAGCAAGGAGGCAAGGAGAGGAAGCGAACCAGGAAAGACAAAACTGCTAAAGATGCTTCTGCTGCTAAACCTGATG GTAAAGGCCTGATGTCATCGACTGTCCCCTCTCAAAACAGCACAGCCTCGAGCACCCCCACCACCGCTTCCACCCAGTCCCCCGTAACCATTCCCGTTACCATGGTTTCCTTCACGGCTCCCTCTCCTGCCACCATAAGCCTTGCAGGTGTGTCTAGCACCACCACCACATCACCCACTACCTCCACGCCTGCTTTAAAGAAACAGCGCCCTCTGCTGCCCAGAGAGACAGTGCCAGTTGTGCAGCATGCTGTAGTGTGGAGTCCCACTGCCAAGTTTCAGACCTCCTCTCAGAAGTGGCATATGCAGAAGGTGCAGCGCCAGCAACAAAACCAACAACCGGTGGCAACCACACAAATCCAGGCGTCATCCCCCCGACACGGCCAGACACAGGCGGCTACAAACGGCGGCTCAACATCAGCGCTGCAGTCTTCACAAAGCACACGCTATCAGACAAGACAAGCTGCTAAAG CTGTTCAACAAAAGATACTCC TCAGCACGGCCACGTCAGTTGTCACCTTGGTATCCAGTAATCCAGCCTCTGTTACCGTGACACCAACGTCAAGCTCAGGCACAGCGGCAGCTTCAGCTGCGACATCAGACCTGTACATCCCCACTGCCTCAGCAGATGTTGCCGCGGACATCGCTAAGTACACAAACAAA ataatGGATGCAATCAAAGGCACCATGACTGAACTCTACAATGACTTTTCTAAAAGTACTTCAGGGAACACAATAGCAGAG ATAAGACGGCTGAGAATTGAAATAGAGAAATTACAGTGGTTACATCAACAGGAGCTGTCAGAAATGAAGCACAATCTTG AGCTGACAATGGCAGAGATGAGGCAAAGTCTCGAGCAAGAGAGGGAGCGGCTGGTAACGGAGGTGAAGAAACAGATGGAGCTGGAAAAGCAACAAGCAGTAGATGAGACAAAGAAGAAACAATggtgtgccagctgcaggaaagaGGCCATCTTTTActgctgctggaacaccagctACTGCGATTACCCTTGTCAGCAAGCTCACTGGCCAGAACACATGAAGTCCTGCACTCAGTCAG CCACAGCGCCACAGCAAGAACCTGAGGCAGAGTCTCCAGCTGTTCCTCCAAACAAAGGTTTAGGGCAGGCTAGCGGTGGACCAAACAATCTCAGAGACTCAACGGGTGCTGCACCATCAGACAAAGACTGCAACGTGGAAAAGAGCACGGACAATGTTGCTGTCACTTTGGCATAA